The sequence TTTTTGAGGATGAAGTAAAAATTCGATTTATAAATATTGTAAAAGCAAAACAGTCTCAGATTTTGCCAAAGAAAGGTATGATACCAAGATCTGTAACAAAATTCTCAGGGTTGTGGACTATGCCTATATTAGCAAAAATATCAATTTTTGTAATATTATTCCTGTTTATAAGTGGTTTTACATCAATATTATCAGCTGATAGTTTACCAGGTGATTTTTTATATCCTGTAAAATTAGCAACTGAGAAAGTCATAATATTTTTTACTTCACATCATGAAAGAGCCAATTTGCATGCAATTTTTGCTAAAAAGAGATTAGATGAGATTGAAAGAATGGTTGGAAAGGGAAGAACAGTAGGAATTGATGAAGCATTAAATATTTTAGAAAGCGAAACAGATTCAGCGATTAGTTATATTGAAGATCTCGAAATTGAAATAAGGACACCGGAAGTTATCGATAAGATTTCAGAGAATTTTAAGAAACAGAAGGAAGTTTTAGAAAAAGTTAAGGAAAATGTTCCAGATGAGGTCAGGATAGCTATCGAAAGAGTAATTGAGAACAACATAAAAAAGAGTAGTAAAATAGAGGAGATAAAACAAAATATAATTAAAAGACCTAATAATTAGAATAAACCTATAAATAAAAATAAAGGTAATTAAAGTATTTTTTATTTCTTTATTTTCCAATAGCCATTCCTGTCGGATCTATCTCATGAAGTATTTTTCTTTCTTTTTCAGTTGGGGGAGTTGTAAATTCTATCTTATCAGGGATAATAATATCAAAACTACTATTTTCTTTTACTTTCTCTAAATTAACACCTGGATGTAAGAACAAAAGCTTCATTTTTTTTGTTTCATCATCAAATCCATAAACTCCCAATTGAGTTATAATCCTATAAGGACCACCACCCTCTGGTAAACCTGCTTCTTCTCTAGCTCCCTTACCAGATAAATAACCTGGGGTAGTAATAAAATCAACTTTTTCAACAAATCTAAGCTTATCCTGCCTCATTATAATTATAGTTTTTTGACAAAGTGAACCTACATCATTAGCGCCACCACTTCCAGGTAACCTGACTTTAAAGTTCTCATAAGAACCGATTACAGTAGTGTTTATATTTCCATATATATCAATTTGTGCAGCTCCTAAAAATCCATAATCCATATACCCTGCCTGGGTTAGTGACATACTATCATGCATACTTGATGCAGCTATTGCTTTATAGAATGTTCTGGAATCACCAACTGAAATTGGGAGAACAGGTACTTGTGGACCCATTGAACCAGCCTCAAAAAATATAAGTAGTTTAGGTGCATGTGTTCTTTGAGCAAACATTGTAGCAATCATTGGTAGTCCTGTTCCAACAAAAACTGATTTTTTATCTTCCAGTAGCCTTCCAGCTACGGTTGCTAAGAGTTCTGTTTGAGTGTAATTAATTTCTTTTTCAGCCATTTGAATAAACTCCTTTTGAATTAAACAATTTTTTGATTCATCTAATTATTTAAATTTATTGGATTACTCTAGAGAAATTTAAAATTAAATTATCGGTTTCTCTTTTTCTCAAGCCAGGGAGCTTTTAGTTTAGCCTTTAGATGTTCAACATCTTCTAAATATTTTAATTTTTTCTGACCACCTATTAGTTCTAAGTAATCTTCGAATTTTTCAACTGAATAAACATATTTCTCAAAATATTTATTAACTCCTTCAGGTGTTCTGGACATTTCAAGCCACTCACCGATATGTTCTTCATCAAAGTAGTACTTATATGGCATATTACATGGGTGGGATCCATAGGGTACTTCTATTACTGCATCTACCAAAAAGAATGGTATAACTGTCAGCCAGGGCTTTTCTCTTATCTCATCGTTATCAATTATCTTTTCTGTTGTCATTATTACTCTTCTTCCTGCTCTTGAGAGTTCAAAATCCTCTATGATTATTCCATCAATTTGAGCATTTCCATATATGTCACATCTTGGAACATGCATTACTACTACATCAGGATAACATGCTGGAACAAGACAGATTGGTTTTTTAGAGAATGGATCTTTTACTACCTTTGCTGAACTCTGTTTTAATGTATCTGTACCTAAAAGATTTCTAGTTGGAATGAAAGGAACTCCCATCATAGCTGCTAAAAATCTCCATTGATATCCTGCATTACTAATCTCTGATGTAACCTTACATTTTCTTTCCTCAACTAATCTTCTGGATGCTGGAGATAGGCCTCTTAATTCATGACCAAAAGCATAAGCGACCTCAATTTTATTTACACAACCAGAAGCTATTAATAAATCAGAATCGTGAACTGCAGTCTTACCGGCAAATATTAGGTTCCTCTTTTTCTGCCTGATTATCTCATATATTACTGCCATAGAGACTCTAACATGTCCGAATCCTCCCATTGCGATAAATGAACCATCTTTTACATATTTTTCGACTGCTTCCTTTACTGTTGTTCTTTTATCTTTTAAATCTCTACTTTTATTTTCTAAAATCCATTTTCTATTTTCATCTGGATCATGCCATCCAATAAGTTCCCCTTTACCTTCCTGCAATACTTCCACCTTTAGCCTCCATTTTAAAAATTAATTTATTGCAATAATAAAATGTTAGAAATAATTACTAAAACAAAATGTTAAAAATAATAAATTTAAATGAGTGTCATTGTGAGCCAGGTCCTGGTTGTCATTTCGAGCCACCGAAGGTGGTGTGGCAATCTCA is a genomic window of Actinomycetota bacterium containing:
- a CDS encoding CoA transferase subunit A, whose translation is MEVLQEGKGELIGWHDPDENRKWILENKSRDLKDKRTTVKEAVEKYVKDGSFIAMGGFGHVRVSMAVIYEIIRQKKRNLIFAGKTAVHDSDLLIASGCVNKIEVAYAFGHELRGLSPASRRLVEERKCKVTSEISNAGYQWRFLAAMMGVPFIPTRNLLGTDTLKQSSAKVVKDPFSKKPICLVPACYPDVVVMHVPRCDIYGNAQIDGIIIEDFELSRAGRRVIMTTEKIIDNDEIREKPWLTVIPFFLVDAVIEVPYGSHPCNMPYKYYFDEEHIGEWLEMSRTPEGVNKYFEKYVYSVEKFEDYLELIGGQKKLKYLEDVEHLKAKLKAPWLEKKRNR
- a CDS encoding 3-oxoacid CoA-transferase; protein product: MAEKEINYTQTELLATVAGRLLEDKKSVFVGTGLPMIATMFAQRTHAPKLLIFFEAGSMGPQVPVLPISVGDSRTFYKAIAASSMHDSMSLTQAGYMDYGFLGAAQIDIYGNINTTVIGSYENFKVRLPGSGGANDVGSLCQKTIIIMRQDKLRFVEKVDFITTPGYLSGKGAREEAGLPEGGGPYRIITQLGVYGFDDETKKMKLLFLHPGVNLEKVKENSSFDIIIPDKIEFTTPPTEKERKILHEIDPTGMAIGK